Proteins encoded together in one Triticum dicoccoides isolate Atlit2015 ecotype Zavitan chromosome 7B, WEW_v2.0, whole genome shotgun sequence window:
- the LOC119335415 gene encoding cell wall protein IFF6-like, whose translation MSGANSGAFGASGGGSNSMSGSGSSSSSGSMSGANSDAGSSSGAFGASGSGSNSMSGSGSGSGSGSNSASDSSSGSTGFGSSAGAGSSSTAWSGAGSGPNPGSFSGAGSSSWSSSTSGSTSGAGFGPGARPGFGVGGGGAGYGAGYGSGGGSGWGKHH comes from the exons ATGTCGGGTGCAAACTCGGGTGCGTTCGGTGCATCAGGCGGTGGATCAAACTCCATGTCGGGTTCagggtcaagctctagctccggctCTATGTCGGGTGCAAACTCTGATGCTGGTTCGAGCTCTGGTGCGTTCGGTGCATCAGGCAGTGGGTCAAACTCCATGTCGGGTTCAGGTTCAGGTTCAGGGTCAGGCTCCAACTCTGCATCCGACTCGAGCTCAG GGTCTACGGGATTTGGTTCTAGCGCGGGCGCCGGTTCTAGCTCGACCGCCTGGTCCGGCGCCGGTTCAGGCCCGAACCCTGGCTCGTTCTCCGGAGCAGGATCCTCCAGCTGGTCCAGCTCGACGTCCGGCTCAACCTCTGGAGCAGGGTTCGGTCCCGGGGCACGGCCGGGCTTCGGCGTGGGCGGAGGAGGAGCAGGGTACGGCGCGGGTTACGGGTCCGGAGGCGGGTCTGGCTGGGGCAAGCACCACTGA
- the LOC119335652 gene encoding E3 ubiquitin-protein ligase GW2-like, with protein sequence MGNAALRGPAVEERLTQPRRLVRQLSDLDSDRLRRLIRSGDLAPCFDAADEDGRAVECPICFHFYPSLNRSKCCGKGICTECFLQLMPSKASRAVHCPFCKTAAYAVEYRGARTLSEKKLQREEEQNVHEGATRTHSKNAGGHILLP encoded by the exons ATGGGCAACGCTGCGCTGCGCGGCCCGGCGGTGGAGGAGCGGCTGACGCAGCCGCGCCGCCTGGTCCGGCAGCTCTCCGACCTGGACTCCGACCGGCTCCGGCGGCTCATCCGCTCCGGCGACCTCGCGCCGTGCTTCGACGCCGCCGATGAGGACGGCCGCGCCGTCGAGTGCCCCATCTGCTTCCAC TTCTACCCGAGTTTGAATCGATCCAAGTGCTGCGGCAAAGGGATCTGCACAG AGTGCTTCCTGCAGCTGATGCCGTCCAAGGCTTCCAGAGCTGTCCA CTGCCCATTCTGCAAAACTGCAGCCTACGCTGTCGAATACCGCGGTGCTAGAACCTTGAGTGAGAAGAAACTTCAACGAGAA GAAGAACAGAACGTTCATGAGGGTGCAACGAGAACACATTCCAAGAACGCCGGTGGACATATCCTACTTCCATAG